A region of the Haematobia irritans isolate KBUSLIRL chromosome 5, ASM5000362v1, whole genome shotgun sequence genome:
CCAGAAGCCAAACTATCCGGATTTTGAGGATGAAAACGCAGTGTAGTTACATCTTCTTGATGGCAATCGAAATAATCACCCATTGGCTTCCGTTCACGTATATCGTAGAAATTTAAGTACACATTGCTATGGACCTCTTCGGTGCCCGTACACAATAATCGACTATTGGCATTTCGATCGAATGATGCAATACATTTAGGTGCATTAGGTTGCTGTCCATCTTCTGGATTACGCTCAAATCGTGTCTGTTCCTTTTGTGTGCGAAGATCGAATAGACGAACAATGCCATTGGTTGTTCCAACCAGTAATGTATTAGGAGTTTCATCCAAGAAACGAACACCACAAATCTTTATCTCTTTTTGTGGTATATTCTGTGAAGGTATTTGTACAAATTGTTGCAAACCTCTTTCGGAACTTATATCAAATAAATGCACCGACGTATCAGTTAAACCAGCAGCTATGCGTGTAAGAGCACTATAAAACGAAAGATTGTTTCGTGGTGAGAAACTTTAAATGTAGGAGTGGACACTTACTCGTCTTTATCTAAACTTAATACATATTCCTTCTTTAGTGACAAAGCTGTCTCATCAAATAGTCTATATTTATGGCCATAACTCTGCTCCAATTCGAAAGCTGTACATGTATCGTTATCTTCAAGAATTTCTTCGGATTCATCTTCTTCACTACTTGGTAGTGGTACATTGTCATCTGTGTATGAAACAaagtaatattaaattaataaaatactaaaaatcataaatatttgtttcgtACCGCAAGACATTTTACTAAACAAAACGTTTGAACAAACAAAACTCCAAATGAAAACATAAGTAGTTTGAAAACAACAACCAACACGTGCAGGAATTTAATAGTGGTGGGGTGTGATATCGATAACAAGTTTAAGAACTAGAAGAAACACAATCACATGGGAAATAATGCCAATTTTAAACGAAGCTAAAAAGTGTCAACTTTTtggttaaataaattttgattcgGAGAGCCAACCAAGTTCGTTTGTTCTAGTTTCTCGGTGGTAAATGAGACAGAGTTACCAGTGATTCATACATTTTTCCTTCGCCACGTTGCAAATATAGAATGTATTTTAATaattacaacaaataaaaagaaattacacTTGTTAATTTGTACACAAAAacatcaaataaaatataagcAGACACAAAACAGTGCATGATATTTCCTGCATGTTTTGCGTTCGTTCGTCAATAGTCGTcatacaaaaatgcaatttttacaactctctagaaattttatataataacaTTCGGTAACCCTGATTTGACTTCCCATGATTTCAATTGACTTGGCAACCCTCTTCGTCATAATCACATGTTATCGACTATCGATAACTGTAAACTTTTCAAAAACTGTCCCTGTGATCTCTATTAAAAGCAGACTTCTGCAAAATTAGAACATATATGCGccaaattattttgtgtttgtaataaattttaagtTATAACAAATCCGAGTCATGTCTTTCTTTGGTGCGAATAATTCGCTGGGTGCGACAAGTACGCCGGCTAAACGTGAGTTTTCATTTCGTTGTTAAGTGTTTACCTAGTCGCGTAGTGTGCATAGAAAGGGAAAAGTAATACTTTCATTGGAATTTTCAGCCTCTGGTTTGTTTTCTTCATTTGGAACAGGAGGAACTGCAGCAACAACCGGTACGGCGTTTGGGTCGACAGCACCAACATTTGGTACCGGAGGTTTTGGACAGACTGCTGCCACATCTGCTCCTACGTTGGGAGGATTTGGTGGTTTCGGATCTACCAACACAAGTACAACCACAGCACCCACATTAGGTGGCTTTGGTGCGTTTGGTGCTAGCAATACGGCAACGTCGGCTGCGCCAAGTTTGTTTGGTACTGGAACGGCTACTTCAACCGGTTTCGGAGGATTTGGAACAGCAACGGCCACCTCACAAGCTCCAGCTTTCGGAGGTTTCGGAACTACATCTACTAGTAATGTGGCAGGTGGATTTGGAGGTTTTGGAGCAGCATCCACTACATCGACAGCTCCAGCTTTTGGAGGGTTCGGGACTCAACAAAATACCACAGGTGGTTTTGGATCATTTGGAACAGGTAAGTTAACGGATTTTGTTTTGTATCTATATATAGCTTTGTTTTCCTTACCCGTTTAGCATTTGGAAAGCCAGCTACTAATACCACCGTAACACCAGGGTTTGGAGGTTTCGGTGGTAACACTGGTTTTATGATGggtcaacagcaacaacaacctcCACCTATATCAGCAGATGAGGCTTTCGCTCAATCAATTTTCAATGTATCCATTTATGGCGATGAACGTGATACTATTATAGCCAAATGGAATTATTTACAAGCAATGTGGGGTATTGGAAAGTCATTTTATTCTCAAACCGCAGCCCCCGTTGAAATAACCccacaaaattatttgtgcCGATTCAAAGCAATGGGCTACAGTCGACTACCTGGCAAAGACAACAAAGTCGGTTTAGTGGGTTTATGTTTCAATAAGACATTATCTGAAGTCAAAGGGCAACAACATCAAATTATAACCACTTTGAATGGTATTTTTGGCAATAGGCCAAATTTGCAAACTCACGTTGAGTCAAGTAAAGAAAATGAGGAAAAGAAGTGTCAACTTGTCATTTATGTTGAGGAAAGATCACAATTAGCCCCCAACGATACAAAACGCATATTGGCAACCGACTTGGCAAACTATCTTAGCCAGGCCAatgtaaaaaatcaattaaataatatgGGCGTTACAGATGTTTTAGCTCTAGTCCTTCCTGACGAAGATCAACTCAAAGAATATCTGGAAAATCCCCCGAAAGGTGTAGATCCTCGTATGTGGCGTCAAGCGAAATTAGACAATCCAGATCCCTCGAAGTTTATACCGGTGCCTATGATAGGTTTCAATGATCTGAAATGGCGTATAAAATGTCAAGAGAACGAAACAGAAACCCACAATTTGTATTTACAGAAAGTTGAAAATGATTTATCAGAATTGAGACAAAGACATACTGCAGCAACTGCTAAGATAATGGAATATAAGAGAAAATTGGCTGAATTaagtcataaaattttaaaggtatTTGTCACAAATAGCATGAAATAATTGCCAGTttcattatatattatattcttTTAGATAATTGTAAAACAGGAATGTACACGAAAGGTTGGTTTAGCATTAACACCCGAAGAAGAAGCATTGCgttcaaaattagaaaatatgcAAGCTCTAATATCGGCTCCCACACAATTCAAAGGTCGtcttagtgaacttctctctcaaaTGCGCATGCAACGGAATCAGTATGCCTTAACCGGTGGCAGTGAATATACAATTGACAAAGATTGTGAAGAAGAAATGAAATCATTCTTGAGTATGCAGCAAAAGGCAATGGAAGTCCTTACTGACACTGTAACGAAGGATCTAAAGGCCCTACAGATTATTATCGATGGCATGCCAGAATTAATAAGAGCTTAATGGACACATCCATTTGATTAGGTAATAGTTTGTTTTGTCTTAAGTTATTTTACATGGAGTTTTGATTGATTACCATCGAGCAGAAATAAACAATGGGAGGCATAAATCGCACCACGATCAATTTTGTTCTCAATAAATTATTGCATTTATTTCTTCAAACACTATATGaaatccatttcaatgaaattttctataaaaattccatttcaattaaaattttctatgaaaatttgatttcaatgaaattttctatgaaaattccattt
Encoded here:
- the LOC142240419 gene encoding WD repeat-containing protein 89, translating into MSCDDNVPLPSSEEDESEEILEDNDTCTAFELEQSYGHKYRLFDETALSLKKEYVLSLDKDDALTRIAAGLTDTSVHLFDISSERGLQQFVQIPSQNIPQKEIKICGVRFLDETPNTLLVGTTNGIVRLFDLRTQKEQTRFERNPEDGQQPNAPKCIASFDRNANSRLLCTGTEEVHSNVYLNFYDIRERKPMGDYFDCHQEDVTTLRFHPQNPDSLASGSTDGLINTFDLREATEEDALQITINTESSVHKINWHKNVYNKDIISCITHTNDFKVYESEEGDLISEFNRDQITESIKRSTPANCNLINAHNTSDSNILLLTGSNLNKGEIMRSLIYQNKKLSPYANFDGNKQIVRESLYDTKSNVLLTAGEGSIITLWSPQENIDGNASESGANKLKAKKSKSHKVKPY
- the Nup54 gene encoding nuclear pore complex protein Nup54 isoform X1, whose translation is MSFFGANNSLGATSTPAKPSGLFSSFGTGGTAATTGTAFGSTAPTFGTGGFGQTAATSAPTLGGFGGFGSTNTSTTTAPTLGGFGAFGASNTATSAAPSLFGTGTATSTGFGGFGTATATSQAPAFGGFGTTSTSNVAGGFGGFGAASTTSTAPAFGGFGTQQNTTGGFGSFGTAFGKPATNTTVTPGFGGFGGNTGFMMGQQQQQPPPISADEAFAQSIFNVSIYGDERDTIIAKWNYLQAMWGIGKSFYSQTAAPVEITPQNYLCRFKAMGYSRLPGKDNKVGLVGLCFNKTLSEVKGQQHQIITTLNGIFGNRPNLQTHVESSKENEEKKCQLVIYVEERSQLAPNDTKRILATDLANYLSQANVKNQLNNMGVTDVLALVLPDEDQLKEYLENPPKGVDPRMWRQAKLDNPDPSKFIPVPMIGFNDLKWRIKCQENETETHNLYLQKVENDLSELRQRHTAATAKIMEYKRKLAELSHKILKIIVKQECTRKVGLALTPEEEALRSKLENMQALISAPTQFKGRLSELLSQMRMQRNQYALTGGSEYTIDKDCEEEMKSFLSMQQKAMEVLTDTVTKDLKALQIIIDGMPELIRA
- the Nup54 gene encoding nuclear pore complex protein Nup54 isoform X2, giving the protein MSFFGANNSLGATSTPAKRGTAATTGTAFGSTAPTFGTGGFGQTAATSAPTLGGFGGFGSTNTSTTTAPTLGGFGAFGASNTATSAAPSLFGTGTATSTGFGGFGTATATSQAPAFGGFGTTSTSNVAGGFGGFGAASTTSTAPAFGGFGTQQNTTGGFGSFGTAFGKPATNTTVTPGFGGFGGNTGFMMGQQQQQPPPISADEAFAQSIFNVSIYGDERDTIIAKWNYLQAMWGIGKSFYSQTAAPVEITPQNYLCRFKAMGYSRLPGKDNKVGLVGLCFNKTLSEVKGQQHQIITTLNGIFGNRPNLQTHVESSKENEEKKCQLVIYVEERSQLAPNDTKRILATDLANYLSQANVKNQLNNMGVTDVLALVLPDEDQLKEYLENPPKGVDPRMWRQAKLDNPDPSKFIPVPMIGFNDLKWRIKCQENETETHNLYLQKVENDLSELRQRHTAATAKIMEYKRKLAELSHKILKIIVKQECTRKVGLALTPEEEALRSKLENMQALISAPTQFKGRLSELLSQMRMQRNQYALTGGSEYTIDKDCEEEMKSFLSMQQKAMEVLTDTVTKDLKALQIIIDGMPELIRA